Sequence from the Dehalococcoidia bacterium genome:
CGCCGGTGAGCAAGAGGCCATCCACCTCGGCCAGGATGGCCTCGGGGGGGCGCTTCTCCTGGGGGGTGATGAGCACCACCTCCGCCCCGTGGGGCAGAAGGGCCTCCACATACGGGCGCGCCCAACGGTCGTCAGTGGTGGTCACAGCAATGCGCGGCATGCGTCCTCCTGGGGTGCGCTTCCAGGATAGCAGAAGCCTCTGAAGGGGGACAGGAGGGAGGCGGCATGGCGGTCCTCCCTGTGGGGAGGTATACTGCCCCCCCCAGCATCAAGGAGGTATGCTATGCGTTGTGCACGGGTGCACGTGCACGGTCGGGAGCACTACGCCGTCGTGGAGGGGCAACAGGTGCGTCTCCTGCGGAGAAGCCCCTTCGGGCGGTGGCAGGCTACTGACAAGGCGCATCTCCAGACTGCACCGAGGGGGACAAGGAAAGCCTCTGCTTCGGTTTCTGTTTGATCTGCGCAAGCGCGGCTATCCTTTCCCCGCCTCACTCCGCAGCCTACGCCGCCCTACAACCCCTCCAAACGCCCCTGGGCGGGGGGTGCACCCCGCCCCCGCGGCACCCCCAGATACTCATACGCCAGACGCGTCGCCACACGCCCCCGAGGCGTCCGCTCCACGAACCCCCTCTGCAACAGATACGGCTCGTACACATCCATCACCGTATCCGGGTCCTCCGACAGGGCCGCCGCCAGCGTCTCCAACCCCACCGGCCCCCCATCAAACTTCTCCACCAGCGTCCGCAGCAGCCGCCGGTCCACTGGGTCCAGCCCCAGGGCGTCCACCTCCAGGTGGACCAGCGCCTCCCGCGCCAGGGCCAGCGTGACCCGTCCATCCCCCTTCACCTGGGCATAGTCCCGCACCCGCTTCAGCAGGCGATTGGCCACCCGCGGCGTCCCCCGCGAGCGCTGGGCAATCTCCTGCAGAGCCTCCTCCTCCGCCTCCACCTGGAGCAGACGGGCCGAACGGCGCAAAAGGACCGTCAGTTCCTCGGGGGTGTAGAAGTCCAGGCGAAACACCAGCCCAAACCTGTCCCGCAAGGGCGGGGAGATGGCCGCATAGCGCGTGGTGGCCCCCACCAGGGTGAAGGGGCGCAGGGTCAGGCGCACCGCCTTGGCGCTCTCTCCTTTCCCCCACACGATGTCCAGGCGGAAGTCCTCCAAGGCCGGGTAGAGCACCTCCTCCACCGCCGGGTGGAGGCGATGCACCTCGTCAATGAACAGCACATCCCCCGCCCCCAGGCGGGTGAGCAGGGCAGCCACATCCCCCTTGCGCTCCAACGCCGGCCCCGAGGTTATCCGCAACTGGGCACCCATCTCGTGGGCCACAATGCCCGCTAAAGTGGTCTTCCCCAGCCCGGGCGGGCCATACAGGAGCAGGTGGTCCAACGGCTCCCCGCGCCCTTTGGCTGCCTGGATGGCGATACGGAGGGTCTCCTTCACCTTCTCCTGGCCCACAAACTCGTCCAGGGTCTTGGGGCGCAGGGCGCGGTCTAGGGCCTGATCCTCCCCCTGGACGCTCCCCAACACCAGCCGACGGGCAGGGGCGATGTGGGAAGCCGGTCCACCCCTTTGGGGCGACCCCGTGGGACGCTCCCGCCTCATGCTTTCCCCAACAGTTCCCGTATCTTGGCTGCCGGGTCAGGACTTGTTACCAACGCCTCCCCCACCAGGATGGCGTGGACACCCGCCCTCTGCACCCGCACCACATCTTGACGGGTGGCGATGCCGCTTTCGCTGACCACCACCTTCCCCCGCGGCACCCGCGGTGCCAGGCGCTCCGTAACGGCCAAGTCCGTGTGGAAGGTGTGCAGGTCGCGGTTGTTGATGCCGATAATCTCTGCCCCCGCCGCCAGGGCGCGCTCCATCTCCGCCTCGGTGTGCACCTCTACCAGACACTGGAGCCACAGGCGCCCCGCCTCCCGCAGGAGGGCCGTCAACTCTTCTTGCGTGAGGGCGGCGACGATGAGGAGCACCCCATCCGCCCCCGCCGCCCGCGCCTCATAGAGTTGATACACGTCAAGGATGAAGTCCTTGCGCAGGACAGGGATGCCCAGAGGGTGTACCGCTTCAGCCACGCGCCGGAGATCGTCCAGGCTCCCCTGGAAATGGCGGTCGGTGAGCACCGAGATGGCCGCCGCTCCGCTGTGGGCATAGGTGGTGGCCAGGGCGACGGGGTCCAGGTGGGGGTTGAGGGCGCCCTTGGAGGGGGAGGCGCGCTTCACTTCGGCCATGAGGCGCACCGGGGGCCCCCACAGAGCGCCCGATAGGTTCAGGGGCGGGGGCAAGCCCGCCACCTGCCGCTCTAGGTGGGCCAGGGGGAGGCGCCCCTTCTGGGCGTCCACCTCCCTGCGCTTCTCCTGCAATATCGCCTCCAGGATAGTGGGCATCTCTTAGCGTGTCCTAGCGCCTAGGATACGGACGGGTTGGTCTGTCCTCGCGCTCCCCTCGCCCGAGAGACGATGCCTCCCTCCTCGTAGCACTGGGGGAGGGGCACAGCCGACATTACCGTTGCTTCGGGAATTGCGCACCCCTGTCTCCCGCACCCATTCTAGCCTCGCTCCAGCCTGGGGAAGCACACGCACACGATGGGCGCAGACATCTCCCCTTCTTTCCGGGCGCACTGGGCGCTTCCTATCCTCCCCCCACCCTCTGGCTCACCGCCACCCACCGCTCCAACAGCGCCCCCGCCCGCCCGCTGTCCACCGCCTCCTGGGCCAGGCGTATCCCCTCGGCCAGGGTGCCCGCCAGCCCGTACACCACCAGCCCCGCCCCCGCATTGAGAACCACCCCATCCCGCAGAGGCCCCCGCTCCCCCTTCAGGAGGGCCCATAGGCGTTGAGCATTCTCCTGGGGCGTCCCCCCTTTCAGATCCTCGGGACGAGCGCGCGGCAAGCCCACCCCTTCGGGTGTAAGGGTGAAGAAGCGGAGGCCGTCGGTCTGTACATCCCACACACGGGTAGGGGCGCACAGGGTCAGTTCGTCCAGGCCATCCTCCCCGTGCACCACCCACGCCCGCCGCACCCCCAACAGGCGCAACACCTGGGCCAGCATCTCCCCCATGCCAGGATCGGCCACGCCCAGCACCTGGAACTGGGCACCGGCGGGATTGGTCAGGGGCCCCAGGATGTTGAACACGGTGCGGATGCCCAACTCCCTCCGCACGGGGGCGGCATGCTTCATCGCCGGGTGAAACACGGGGGCAAAGCAGAAGCCGATGCCCACCTCGCGGATGCACTGGGCAACCCCCTCGGGCCCCAGGGCAATGCGCACTCCACACGCCTCCAAGAGGTCGGCACTCCCCGAGGCACTGGAGACGGCGCGGTTACCGTGCTTGGCCACTTTGGCTCCCGCTGCCGCACACACGATGGCCGCCGCCGTGGAGAAGTTGAAGGTGCCGGCGCGGTCGCCCCCCGTCCCGCAGGTGTCCAGCAGGGGGAAGGGCACCTCTACCCGCAGGGCCTTGGCGCGCATGGCCTGGGCCATCCCCGCCACCTCCTCGGCTGTCTCCCCCTTCATGCGCAGGGCCACGAGGAAGCCAGCCACCTGGGCGGGGGTGGCCTGCCCGTCCATAATCGTCTGCATCGCCTGGCGCGCCTGCTCCTGCGAAAGGGAGCGACGGGCGACCACGAGTTCCAGAATTTCCCGCATGCGTGGGGCTCCGCAAGCGGACGGTGCCACCTCCCATTGTAGGAGAAGAGGGGGGGATGGCTCAACGCAGGCGCACAGCACTAGGGGAAGCCCAGCCTTTTGGCCTTCAGGCTCACCCACCGCCCTTTGCCGATGACGATGTGATCCAACACCTCAATGTCCAACAGGTGGCCGGCGTCCACCAGGCGTCGGGTGATCTCCACATCGTCGGGAGAGGGGGAAGGGTCGCCCGAGGGGTGGTTGTGGACAACGATGAGGGAGGGACAGGTCTGGCGCACCGCCTCCCGGAACACCTCGGCCGTGCGCACCACGGCCGTGTGCACATTGCCCTTATAGATCTCCTGGATGCCTAACACTTGGTTGCGGGTGTTCAGGAGCACCACCCGCAGGCTCTCCTGGGGCAACAGGGCCATATCGGCCATCAGCAGGGAGGCCACATCCTCGGGGCCGCGGATAGCGGGGCGCTCCTCGGGGGGAAGGGAAAGGAGGCGCTTCCCCAACTCCAAGGCGGCGTGCACCTGGGCGG
This genomic interval carries:
- the ruvB gene encoding Holliday junction branch migration DNA helicase RuvB; this translates as MRRERPTGSPQRGGPASHIAPARRLVLGSVQGEDQALDRALRPKTLDEFVGQEKVKETLRIAIQAAKGRGEPLDHLLLYGPPGLGKTTLAGIVAHEMGAQLRITSGPALERKGDVAALLTRLGAGDVLFIDEVHRLHPAVEEVLYPALEDFRLDIVWGKGESAKAVRLTLRPFTLVGATTRYAAISPPLRDRFGLVFRLDFYTPEELTVLLRRSARLLQVEAEEEALQEIAQRSRGTPRVANRLLKRVRDYAQVKGDGRVTLALAREALVHLEVDALGLDPVDRRLLRTLVEKFDGGPVGLETLAAALSEDPDTVMDVYEPYLLQRGFVERTPRGRVATRLAYEYLGVPRGRGAPPAQGRLEGL
- the trpC gene encoding indole-3-glycerol phosphate synthase TrpC, yielding MPTILEAILQEKRREVDAQKGRLPLAHLERQVAGLPPPLNLSGALWGPPVRLMAEVKRASPSKGALNPHLDPVALATTYAHSGAAAISVLTDRHFQGSLDDLRRVAEAVHPLGIPVLRKDFILDVYQLYEARAAGADGVLLIVAALTQEELTALLREAGRLWLQCLVEVHTEAEMERALAAGAEIIGINNRDLHTFHTDLAVTERLAPRVPRGKVVVSESGIATRQDVVRVQRAGVHAILVGEALVTSPDPAAKIRELLGKA
- the trpD gene encoding anthranilate phosphoribosyltransferase gives rise to the protein MREILELVVARRSLSQEQARQAMQTIMDGQATPAQVAGFLVALRMKGETAEEVAGMAQAMRAKALRVEVPFPLLDTCGTGGDRAGTFNFSTAAAIVCAAAGAKVAKHGNRAVSSASGSADLLEACGVRIALGPEGVAQCIREVGIGFCFAPVFHPAMKHAAPVRRELGIRTVFNILGPLTNPAGAQFQVLGVADPGMGEMLAQVLRLLGVRRAWVVHGEDGLDELTLCAPTRVWDVQTDGLRFFTLTPEGVGLPRARPEDLKGGTPQENAQRLWALLKGERGPLRDGVVLNAGAGLVVYGLAGTLAEGIRLAQEAVDSGRAGALLERWVAVSQRVGGG
- the radC gene encoding DNA repair protein RadC, which produces MHDLPPSERPRERLRTAGPGALSHAELLAIILRTGQAGESALSLAQRLLATFGGLGGLANASFAELERVKGLGMAKAAQVHAALELGKRLLSLPPEERPAIRGPEDVASLLMADMALLPQESLRVVLLNTRNQVLGIQEIYKGNVHTAVVRTAEVFREAVRQTCPSLIVVHNHPSGDPSPSPDDVEITRRLVDAGHLLDIEVLDHIVIGKGRWVSLKAKRLGFP